The Solanum pennellii chromosome 7, SPENNV200 DNA segment attccggcccattttcaaggtcaaacgagccccgaagcgcgtatcccccccatttcgatgattctcgtgtgctatagcaaaccattttttaggtgatccggattccgacgtcaaaaatgccaaaatttttcgtgttcgtcctttaagacctttgctatgcagccggttgtccctcacgggtattccggcccattttcaaggtcaaacgagccccgaagcgcgtatcccccccatttcgatgattctcgtgtgctatagcaaaccattttttaggtgatccggattccgacgtcaaaaatgccaaaatttttcgtgttcgtcctttaagacctttgctatgcagccggttgtccctcacgggtattccggcccattttcaaggtcaaacgagccccgaagcgcgtatcccccccatttcgatgattctcgtgtgctatagcaaaccattttttaggtgatccggattccgacgtcaaaaatgccaaaatttttcgtgttcgtcctttaagacctttgctatgcagccggttgtccctcacgggtattccggcccattttcaaggtcaaacgagccccgaagcgcgtatcccccccatttcgatgattctcgtgtgctatagcaaaccattttttaggtgatccggattccgacgtcaaaaatgccaaaatttttcgtgttcgtcctttaagacctttgctatgcagccggttgtccctcacgggtattccggcccattttcaaggtcaaacgagccccgaagcgcgtatcccccccatttcgatgattctcgtgtgctatagcaaaccattttttgggtgatccggattccgacgtcaaaaatgccaaaagtttgtggATGCCCTttaagaccttttctatgcatccggttggacctcacggccagtccgacccattttcaaggtcaaaagaGTCCTGAAGCGCGAATACCCCcaatttagacgattttcgtgtgctatagcaaaccatttttcgggtgatccagattccgacatcaaaagttccaaaaatttttgtggacgtccgtcaagaccttggctatgcagcagGTTGGCtctcacggccagtctgacccatttttaaggacaaacgagcctcgaagcgtgcataccccccatttagataattttcgtgtgctatagcaaacttttttttgggtgatctggaatccgacgtcaaaaatgccaaaaaaatttattgacgTCCGACCAGAACTTTggatatgcagccggttggccttcacggacagtacgacccattttcaaggtcaaacgagccccgtagcgcgcataccccctatttcgacgattttcgtgtgctgtagcaaaccattttttgggtgatccgtattccgacatcaaaaatgacaaaaaattttgtggacatccgtcaagaccttggttatgcatccggttggacctcacaGCCAGTTCGACCTATTTTataggtcaaacgagccccaaagcgtgcatacccccctatttcaactattttcgtgtgctatagcaaaccatttttagggtgatccggattccgacgtcaaaaatgcaaaaaaaaatttgtgtgtgtcctttaagaccttggttatgcagccggttggctcTCACGGGCAGtccggcccattttcaaggtcaaacgagtcccgaAGCGCGCAAACctcccatttcgacgatttttgtgtgctatagcaaaccattttttgggtgatccggattctgacgtcaaaaatgtaaaaaaaactTGTGGACGTCTTcaaagaccttggctatgcagccggttggcccttaCGGGCAGtccggcccattttcaaggtcaaacgagcctcgatgCGCGCATATctcccatttcgacgatttttgtgctatagcaaaccattttttgtgtgatccttattccgacgtcaaaaatgccaaaaaattttgtggacgtccgttaataccttggttatgcatccagttggccctcacggccagtccaacccatttttgaggtcaaacgagccccgaagcgcgcatacctcccatttcgacgattttcgtgtgctatagcaaaccattttttgggtgatccggattccgacgttaaaaatgcaaaaaaaaattgtggctgtcctttaagaccttgggtatgcagccggttggccctcacgggcAGTCCggaccattttcaaggtcaaacgagccccggagcgcgCAAACCTcccatttcaatgattttagtgtgctatagcaaacatttttttgggtgatccggattccgacgtcaaaaatgcaaaaacaaaaattgtgGACGTCCTcaaagaccttggctatgcagccggttggcccttaTGGGCAGTCcagcccattttcaaggtcaaacaagcctcgaTGCGCGCATATctcccatttcgacgatttttgtgttcTATAgctaaccattttttgggtgatccggattccgacttaaaaaatgcaaaaattttgtgtggacgtcctttaagaccttgatatgcagccggttggccctcacgggcagtccggcccattttcaaggtcaaacaagccctgaagcgcgcatacctcccatttcgacgattttcgtgtgctatagtaaaccattttttgggtgatcttgattccgacgtcaaaaattccaaaaatttttgtggacgtgcaTCAAGACATTGGAGATGCATCCgattgtccctcacggccagtccgacccatattcaaggtcaaacgagccgcgaagcgagcataccctccatttagacgattttcgtgtgctatagcaaaccattttttgggtgatccagattccgacgtcaaaaattccattattttttgtggacgtccgtatAGACCTtagctatgcagccggttgtccctcacatCAAGTTCGACCCactttcaaggtcaaacgagccccgaaacgcgcataccccccatttagatgattttcgtgtgctatagcaaaccattttttgggtgatccggatttcgaagtcaaaaatgccaaacttttttgtggacatccatcaagaccttgtcgcATCCGATTGTCCCTCAGGGCCAGTCCGAcgcattttcaaggtcaaacgagccttgaagcgtgcataccccccatttcgatgattttcgtgtgctatagcaaaccattttttgggtgatccggattNNNNNNNNNNNNNNNNNNNNNNNNNNNNNNNNNNNNNNNNNNNNNNNNNNNNNNNNNNNNNNNNNNNNNNNNNNNNNNNNNNNNNNNNNNNNNNNNNNNNNNNNNNNNNNNNNNNNNNNNNNNNNNNNccccatttcgacgatttttgtgtgctatagcaaaccattttttgggtgatccgtattctgacgtcaaaaatgccaaatatttttgtggatgtccgttaataccttggctatgtattcagttgtccctcacggccagtacgacctattttcaaggtcaaacgagctctgaagcgcgcatactccccatttagacgattttcgtgtgctatagctaaccatttttttgggtgatccggaatccgacgtcaaaaatgccaaaaaattttattgACGTCCGTCAAgtccttggctatgcagccggttagccctcacggccagtctgacccatttgcaaggtcaaacgagccctgaagcgcgcataccccccccccctttcgacgattttcgtgtgctatagcaaaccattttttgggtgattcggattccaacgtcaaaaatgccaaaaatttttgtggacgtccgtcaacaCTTTGGCAATACagtcggttggccctcacgtccagtccgacccatttttaaggtcaaatgagccccgaaacgcatataccccccatttcgacgattttcgtgtgctatagcatgtcattttttgggtgatccagattacgatgtcaaaaataccaaaattttttgtgtacGTCCGTCAAGagcttggctatgcatccggttggccctcactgTCAGTCCGACcgattttcaaggtcaaacgagcctcgaagcgcgcataccccccatttagacgattttcgtgtgctatagcaaactattttttggctgatccggattccaacgtcaaaaattccaaaaactcTTGTGGACGTCCggcaagaccttggctatgcagccggtttgTTCTCACCGCCAGTCCGACCCAATTTCAAGGCTAAACGAGATGAGGAAATTGGGTAGTTGGGGGGGGGATGCAAAAGacattaattatacaaaattttcaatttatttattaactgattttttgatttgaaaaataaaaaaccgaatatagaaatttaataatattaaattgaaataaattgaaaaatagaaaaaaaacatagaaaaatacaATTTGGTCCGTTATTTTGATTTTCATCGAATAATGGTCACCCCCACTTATTAGTTTTTAATggacaaaaattaaaagatatttactgaattgaatttgttgttatttacttgttctttaaataaatgaatatgatAAAGTAAATGGTTGTGCAAATTGGATTTGATAGCGACTCTAGCAAGTTTTTTAGTATCTACATTGATACTTCTCAAATTTGTGAGATTGTCCGAGGATTAATCAGGATAAGCAAAATAATGTTCCTTTGCTATCATCAGATTCAAAACCGAATCACCTACATCAGAAACCAATtagttcataaaatttaaaaaacctaATCATTTTAGTTAGACAGGACCATCAAATTTTGTTGCTTACCTATATACTCCATTCTATCATTATATGCCCAATTTTGTGCGACGGAAGGATGAGTAAAAGCTTAATGTAACAAGTTGGGATTCTTAAATTTGTATCCTGTTATTTCCTCTACTAGCCTCTACCGTTCTTGAAAGTTTTGTTCTTCCATGGCTatatatcaaattcaaattataacaAGTTTGAAGGGAGGCCTCCCAATTTGGAGTAGGtttaatagaatttttttttttgtataaagaTGATATGAGAAAGTggtaaaatgacaaaaatagtCTGTTTTGTTTAAGGATGGGTTCATATTAGTTCTTTAATTATGTACTTTGTAGTTTTGTCGGTCCTTTAAGTTTATCAAAAGGTAATATTTTTAATCTAAGTCTAATATTAATTGAACTCAATTTACTGTTTCATATAAGGAAAATACCTTtcttaatataaaatgaaagaataagTTTCAGTAATATTCCAAATTCattgttttttcttcattcacCCGATCCTCGTGACTATCCCACTCACGAACCCCACGTTCCACTTCATCCCACCCCTATAATAcacattatacaaaatattagATCCTATTATGGAAATTGTATACGTGTACATTTatcttaaatatatgaaaaaatgataaatatacctatgaactatcgtaaatggtacaCAAATATTCTATGACATACCTTTAGGACTTTGGTGTCCCTACCGTTCAAAAAGTAGAGCATATTTGCCCTTCAATCTAGTAGAAGACCTATAGGGACACGTGGTGCAATCCTACAAAGGAACATGTTTGAccaaatataaatagaaaatgatatttttatgttataactATTGTTTGTATAATTGCACTCCATGGCAAactttaaatttcatatataacaaatataaaatcatatttgtacGTTATAACTATTGTTTGTATAATTGCACTCCATAGCAAACTTTATATTTGTTaaagtttgctatggagcatCAGATTGTATAACTCGATGGCAAGAACTTTAGATTGTATAACTCGATGACAAGAACTTCAGATTTGTCTAATTTTGTTGGCATGtcatttgtataaattgttgACAGCCCCTCGTTTGTACAATCGATGGCAGCCTctcaattaaattttatgtgtttgtatatctggataaaatttgaatttgtatacaattaaatcaaaataaaacatttgtATATTAAATCTCTCTCTCattcgctttatacaacactaattatacatgtaatttgtataacatgtgtttatataaagcgagaaagtgagaaagacaaaagagattTGAGCAGGGaaagatttgtatttgtataattgtaaGTGTATAgaacaaaaatttatatatttgtatttgtatatacagtTTTCAATCGCTTTATACTAACACAAactcattttatacatttgtgtctGTGTAAAAGTGAGAGAGGTGAGGGAGAGAATGGCGAGTGAGAAACCTAGGAAGAGCGGCGAATGACAATTGTTTGCTACaaattacaattaaatcaaactatgctTATAGCattcaatttgaattaatagtttgctattttatataattttcccaTTTAAAAATCCACCCATATACATTTAAACCCACTTGTATAATCCATTCATCACACTTAATAAATTGttgttatatattatgatttctCAATTCAATACTTTAGAAGTTGCCTTTCTAGCTTTTAACCAGTTATAGAAATCAGTTTCACCGGAGTCATGATTGTCCACCTTTGTATCCAGATATGGTGCATCGttgtgtaaattttatttcagaataataaaatattttacataattaaaagtCCAAATACAATAGCAAGCTTCTGATTGTGGCTTTTAGCAATTTCTCCTGAACAACATCTTCGACATCGTGAATTGAATCAGTATCAGGTATATATCCAACAACTTATGTGTGAGGAATTGGGAGTTTTTTAAGTGTGATAAATGGGTTATATGGGTAGGTTAAGTGGATATggatgggtttttaaatttcaGGGTTAAATTAAGTGGTCAAATGGGTCTATCCATAGGATTGCGCCATGTGTCCCCATTTGGTCTTTCATTAGTGTGAAGGGTAAATATGCTCAAGTTTTTTTATGCTTGGGGCACCAAAGTCCTAAAAATATAACTGAGGATATCTATATACCATTTATGATAGTTCGCaagtatatttgtcctttttccctaattatatacaaacaattgcataattttacaaatattagAATAGTATTACTATAACATATATATCGTATAGTTGTTGTTTTATACATATGTGGCTTACAATTAtgcaatatatacaaataagacATAATGCAAACCAATTAAATGCTCATATACAAAATGTAACGACATGTTCTCGTGGTTATAGAAAAGCCATTGGGAAAAAGTTTTGGGTCAGAAAACTTTGTGAACGTAACTCAAAAATTTCTAGCCTAGTTCGGATTTGAACGAAATCAAAGTCAGGCGAGTCTAGGGAAAATCTGGAAACAAATAAGAGATATAATCATGAATTTGATTGCATGAGTAGATATCTAAGACGTTAAAGAACCCGTACGACTTTATGAAATTGAATTCGGGTGAGTAGAACTCCTGAAGCTAATATTAACGTGAACCGGTAGTGTTTGATTGTCATATGGGTTGAAGGTGTGTTGTGTAAATGGGGGTGTGAAACTCTTAATCGACTCTTTTTTTCCGTGCAAGCCGCCAGGGTGGGGCCGTTGTGGCGGGATGGGGGCCACCATAACAGGTTAGTCGCGACTTAAGTCATGGAAATAAAACCTAAAACGCCATTATTCTGCAATTTCTTTTATGAGATCTAGGAGACGACGCCATGCGAGTTCTTGACAGTTTCCACGAAAATTGGGTGCTAAAGGTAAGGATGTTACTCTCCTAATCTGTTTTTCAATCCGTAGAACTTAGAATCTTGATCATATTATGTTGGAGGAGgtttttgaaatgttttggaTGGTGGGAGAAGTCATGGCTGCACATTAGGATCATAAATTTGGGTATTGGGTTATTGGATTAGTCAAAATTTGGGTAAATTAAACCTTAATGATTGATCCCCGAATTGAATTGTTTATTCGTAGACCTAGAGCAAGCGGAAAGAATTCGGAAAGGAaagaatcaagtttcttaggagGGTTCAAGCTTTATTCGAGGTAGGTGAAAGTTgttgatttcatgtttgtgtgatgtatgcaagtaattacttcattataatgcatgtatgtatgtgagTATTGCACTATTGATCACACTAACCGTAAATGAGCATGAATGAATGGTTGTAAGTCATTAATCAACACttgattatatgattataaGAATATACCTTGTGATTGTGGTTGTGGCATGTTGAATGGAACGGGTGTCACCTTTCGACACACTACTGGGTTCGAATTTCACGAACCGTCATACATATTGAAACGGGTGTCACGATCCGATGCAATAACTTAGGACGGGTGTCACGATTTGACATACTAACTGTTCGCGTATGGGTTtcatgagaggaccattgacTTGTCATATAGATTAATTAGTCATTGATCATGAATGATggttgatattgtatatgttcggTATATTCCTATTTTATTATGTTGTGATTACTTGTATAAGTTTCACTTATTGAAATAGCCGTGTGATTCTACCAATACACGCTGGTTGTATACTAATATtgcatttgttttttctttgttgTGTACAAGGCATTTTCAGATTCTAGGCATTATTCTCGCATTTGTTTGTTAGACTTTCAGAGTTTATAGGAACTCTCTATTTTACCTTTAGACATTTAAACATGCTTCTATATCTTTAAATGCATAAGTTTTCGTTAACTTGGTTAGTTGGGTTTTAGTAACGATTCTCCCACCGGAGGATTAGGATTGGTGCCAATCACGATGGTTTTGGTCGTGGCAcaaaaaaactattaaatttaactgtatgcATATACAAATGTTggaattatataattataacacATATTGTATAATCGTTGTTTTATGCATTTATGacttaaaattatgtaatacatagaaataatgagaattttttttataaaaatacaaacaaaaaaatggaTGGAGGTTACACAAAAAGATAATAGATGGAGGTTACTTTGATTTGAGTTTGCACCATTCGGAAGgatgaataaaatttttatattttgaattttaatatgattGAATAATTTAAAGGATGTGAGAGATTTTACGAGATAAATTTAAGTGTGATGAGAGAGagtgtttttttaatttgtatcaAAGGTGAGAGGAGTAGACTTACACATTTAGGTACAGATGTAAAAATGCGTGACCCACCTTGTAGACATTTTCATTAGCTATAACcgttatttataattaaattaaattatagttATGGACCATAATTAACTACAACATGTTGGTTtagttatgtaattttttcctaaaaagaaaagaacactCGATGTAaccatttttcattaattttgcaTTATACTACTTCCCGAAATTATTTCACATCAATTTTGCATatatttatgaagaaaaaattttgaagaatatatttttgACCTTCATCAAAGTTGTGGTCACATTGCCACATCACCTTTTCTATactctccttttcttttttggtcaTTAACATAATCGACAAAAATGAAGGAAGAAACAATCAAAAAGTAGAAGAAGACATGCTTATATCAgaattttcacatatagccactcaaATATAGTCTAATTATTCTTCGTAACTATAGTTTGATTTACAATGCATAactacatgttatagggaggagaaAGGTGAACGAGATTGGGAGCGAGAGGAGAGAGGGAAAagaggaggagagaggtgaattgtatttgtatatcggttagataaatgtatattatacatgtgcatttgtatatataacAAGCGAGATTGGAAGAAGGAGGAGAGAGACGAACgatattgggagagggaggagagaggagagcgaGAGAGGAGAGCGAGAGAGGGCGGAGAGTGTgggagaggtgaattgtatatgtatatcagttaaataattgtatattatacatatgcatttgtatatatgacaagagagattgggagaggagggagagaggcaagcgagagagggcagaaaGTGGGAGTGagatgaattatatatgtatatcggttagataattgtatgtgatacatatgtatttgtatattctggcgaattatacatatacaaatgtgactaattatacagACTCAAAACCAACGcatataattaatgtataatgttggtCGCGGGTGataattatagaaaattataGCTATGATAAGTAATTAAGTGGTATAAGTTTGATCAATTGATGTATAGCATGAAAATAAAACATCATAAAGGAAAAGCTAATCGAAGTGTATGTTTATGTTTGATAAGATCTAACATTTgagtaaatatatattatccTAAGCTAATCTAATCAATGGCTACTATTAACGACCAAGTAAAAGAAGTCACAAAAATGTACTCCATAAGCAACAAAATTTTATCCAATTGTGAcatttttcattaattgataCAATATTTCATTAGTACTACTAATAAGATATAAAATACTAGATAAGCAATCGAAATTTGATTTGTCGATAAGATTTTTCGAGGAAAAGATTATGGACGTCAAAGGATCAGTGATCTTTAACTGGAGTTTTCATAAGCAAATTTTCGATAACAAGTTCATATGCATTGTATGCTGCCCTATTCCTTGCAGTATCTTTATTTTGACTAGATTTTCCCTTTGCAACAGATTTTCCATCGACAAAACATTCAAACTCTCCTGTTTTGTCCCAATTATCAACCATATGTATCTTCAATTTATTCTTTTGACAAAGCTGCATAATTTTCGTAATTGGTTGAATTTCAAGTGTTTCTGGAGTTATTAGTGGCTGCAACATATCTTTTATCGCctttaatcaaaatataaatcgTATTTCGTCAATAGACACCCCCAAAGATACCataagctatatatatatatatatatataaatagggaaaatgcacaagtaccctctTAGACTATAAcgaaatctcagagatacaCCTTAATTAAACTGAGTTTCTATTATTTCctgaatttttattattttttttgaaattttgtgcacctttttggcTTATATGTCGTCCAAATATTTCCCACGCACCTCAATTGCTTGGGGTCACAGAGTGTGCCACGTAAGATAAAAGGTgtatataattacaaaaaaaataagttcaaggggtaatagaaccttagtttagttaaggtgtctctgaaatttcgatcaaaatttagggggtacttatgcattctccccatataaatatataaattctagAGTGAATAGTAAAATCACCTGCCAAGTTATATCGATGGAGAAATTACAGTCGATATATATTGCGCCAATTAAGGCTTCAACTATATCTGCAAGAACTTTAGGGGGATTGATGCAACCTAATGAATTCAATGGGTACTCCAACGTAGCACTTCTGAATTCTTCTACCTACGGAAAACAATAAACATACAAACcttttgagatatttaattgatttgatttgatttttcagtGTTCAATTTGGTggtaaaaattgaaattagtttgattcaattaaaaaaatcgaGTTGCACTTACTATACTAATAAAAAACTTATATTGATGgattatatgaagaaaaaaaaaggggggaaagggggggggggggcaaataaagactgaaatgaaaaaATACTTTAAGTGATGCAATTGAAATTAGATGAATCTAAACtaaatttagaaattaatattacaaatcctaatatttatgaaaaacaaaagacatgtagaaaagaaaataagaaatggtaaaaaattaattaaatgataatatgtttttctttgaCCCGCAAGAAATTGGGTGGTTGGGGGGAAATGCAGAAGGTATAAATTACACAAAACTTTCtatcttttatttgaaaatcagaaatcgaaatttaaaaatattgaattgaaatagatcaaaaaagcaaaacaatagaaaaataaaatcagtttgatgtgttattttaatttttatcgaATAGATTTCCAATGGATCAAAACTAAAAGATATTTAATGAATTGAATTTGTTGTTACTTACTTGttctttaaataaatgaatttgaCAACGTAAATGATCTTGCAAATTGTATTTGATGGCCGCTCTAGCAAGTTTTTCAGTATCTACATTGACACTTCTCAAATCTGTGAGATCCTCTGAAGATAAATCGGGATAAGCAAAATAATGCTCTTTTGCTATCATCAGACCCAGAATTGAATCACCTACATCAGAAAACCAAttagtttataaaattaaaaaaaaaataatgattttagttAAACTCAACCATCAACATTTGTTGCTTACCTAAATATTCCATTCGATCATTAGATGCCCAATTTTGTGGGACGGAAGGATGAGTAAAAGCTTGATGTAACAAGTCGGGATTCTTAAATTTGTACCCTGTAATTTCTTCTACTAGCCTCTCTAGTTGTTGAAAGCTTTGTTCTTCCATggctatataaaaaaaataaaagtataagaagtttgagtgggttttataaaaattttttgtataaagatgatgtcataaaataataaaatgacataaatagtACCTTATGTTTAAGGATATGTTCAAATTAGTTCTTTAAGTATGAACGTCGTAGTTTTGTCCACCCTTTTAAGTTTAcgaaatgataatatttttaatttccgTCAAATATTAGTTGAACTTTATTTATTAGATTCGATAAACCTATGcaagaaataaataaacagcgaaaattcaaattgttccatatatttttaatttactttattatttcatacaaggaaaatgacttttttgtatatataaaatataagaaagaacAAGCTCTAGTAAATATTCCAAATTCATTGTCTTTTCCCATTCATTCAATCCTCGTGACTATCTCACTCATGAACGCACTCTCCACTTTATCCCACCCCTATAGTATTTTGTGCTAATTTACATAAAGATATTTCTCATACAATATTTTCTTACTTACTATTCATGAAAAAGGggcttttaaaaatatttttcatcaaaaacaaattaTGTTCCATCACACCCTAAATCATGGAATAAAGCAAACAAATAGTTCATAGGATACCAACAAGGGTTGTAATGTGATTGTTTCATTTTTAACTAGAAATTTTTGATAGAGCcttaagtatgaaaaaaatcttattaAGAGTGTCACCTCTGAGTAGGCTCTATAAAGCACACTCTAAATTTAATCGATATCCTAGTGTAGATTTTAaacaccaaataaaaaaataaaaaaattatgactagATCactaaaaaagataaagaatgaTACTGATCTGTCCatgaagagaagaaaaataaggcATAGACCACATGGGAAGTAGAATCCATTATTGAACCTATAGTACAATACTAAACTTGTCAATCCTAGAGCTAAAGTACTTTCTTTTAAATGTAATTGGTTAAACCAAAGTTCAATTATTGTACTATATATTCAAACCTTAGCCACCAAGCAACACAATGTTATGTTTCCCCACTAACTAAAGAGGTACTCAATGATGAATGATGATACATATGAAAGTATTAATATGAATTCAATGGTCCCTTTGGTTGGAAATTTTGCATATTACTTAAATTTTTGCTAATTTTTTGTTATTCgaatttcaacaatttattgAATACCTAAATCAACTCCAAATAAGCtcacatttaaaatataagtcccatttattataaaataaataaattttaatcagCAATTTATTAGAACAACAACAAATCTAGCAAACGAATTTAGCACTCTTTTAAGTTTTTTCATGCATGGTCTGTACGCACTTCAATCATATAGAactgaagataaaaaaaataataatgtcaaATTGACTAAAATTTCAGTAATGTGTAAACAAATTCGTTTTgccaaatataaattattatttgaatatc contains these protein-coding regions:
- the LOC107025349 gene encoding ribonuclease 3-like protein 3 isoform X1, coding for MEEQSFQQLERLVEEITGYKFKNPDLLHQAFTHPSVPQNWASNDRMEYLGDSILGLMIAKEHYFAYPDLSSEDLTDLRSVNVDTEKLARAAIKYNLQDHLRCQIHLFKEQVEEFRSATLEYPLNSLGCINPPKVLADIVEALIGAIYIDCNFSIDITWQAIKDMLQPLITPETLEIQPITKIMQLCQKNKLKIHMVDNWDKTGEFECFVDGKSVAKGKSSQNKDTARNRAAYNAYELVIENLLMKTPVKDH
- the LOC107025349 gene encoding ribonuclease 3-like protein 3 isoform X2 codes for the protein MEEQSFQQLERLVEEITGYKFKNPDLLHQAFTHPSVPQNWASNDRMEYLGDSILGLMIAKEHYFAYPDLSSEDLTDLRSVNVDTEKLARAAIKYNLQDHLRCQIHLFKEQVEEFRSATLEYPLNSLGCINPPKVLADIVEALIGAIYIDCNFSIDITWQLCQKNKLKIHMVDNWDKTGEFECFVDGKSVAKGKSSQNKDTARNRAAYNAYELVIENLLMKTPVKDH